From Candidatus Paceibacterota bacterium:
GGCCGTATTAATACCAAGAAAAGTTAAACATAGAAAGAGCTTCAAAGGAAGATCAAAAGGAATAGCGACCCGCGGAACGGAGGTTTCTTTTGGTAGTTACGGACTTAAATCTCTTGGAACCAAATGGATTTCATCCCGCCAGCTTGAAGCCGCAAGAAGGGCTATAATAAGATATTTGAGAAAAGGAGGAAAAATGTGGATTAGGGTATTTCCCGACAAGCCGGTAACAAAGAAAGGAACAGAGGTTCCTATGGGCGGAGGAAAAGGAGCTGTTGATCATTATGTTTTTCCTATAAGACCAGGAAGAATGATATTTGAAGTTGAGGGGATAAAAGAAGAAGACGCAAGGAGCGCTTTTAAAAAAGCAGCGGACAAACTTCCCATTAAAACAAAGTTTGTTAAGAGATAGGTTTTTTAATTTGTAAAGATAAATATGAAAATTTCTGAAATTATAAAAAAAGAAAATAAAGACATTGAGGTTTTTATTGCTGAAAAAAAGGCAAAGTTATCCCGTCTTAAATTTGATCTTCCCTTAAGAAAGGTAAAGAATACTTCAGAGATTAAAGAGATTAAAAAAGACATTGCAAGGGCGCTTACGGCTCTTTGCCAAAAACAAATATAAAAATATGCCAAAAAGAAAATTAACAGGAGAGATTGTTTCTAGCAATATGGATAAAACGGTGGTAGTTAAAGTTTTGAGCGTGAAAGAACATCCTAAATACAAGAAAAGATACAAAGTCCATAAAAAATATCAAGCCGATGATCCCGAGAATCAATATAAAATAGGGGAAAGCGTTGTAATAGAAGAATGCCGTCCGATATCAAAAAATAAGAGATGGAAAGTTTTAAAGAAAATATAACTTGAGTTTTAAATTATGATTCAGCCAAGAACAATGTTAAAGGTAGCTGATAATTCTGGAGCAAAAATTGTCCAGTGTATTAAGGTTTTAGGAGGAACGCGAAGAAGATATGCTTTT
This genomic window contains:
- the rplP gene encoding 50S ribosomal protein L16, with the translated sequence MAVLIPRKVKHRKSFKGRSKGIATRGTEVSFGSYGLKSLGTKWISSRQLEAARRAIIRYLRKGGKMWIRVFPDKPVTKKGTEVPMGGGKGAVDHYVFPIRPGRMIFEVEGIKEEDARSAFKKAADKLPIKTKFVKR
- the rpmC gene encoding 50S ribosomal protein L29, encoding MKISEIIKKENKDIEVFIAEKKAKLSRLKFDLPLRKVKNTSEIKEIKKDIARALTALCQKQI
- the rpsQ gene encoding 30S ribosomal protein S17, producing MPKRKLTGEIVSSNMDKTVVVKVLSVKEHPKYKKRYKVHKKYQADDPENQYKIGESVVIEECRPISKNKRWKVLKKI